In Candidatus Zymogenaceae bacterium, the DNA window TTGGCCATCACCATCACTCCTTCAAAAAAGGCGTCGATCGGCTTTCGAAAACCCACCAGCTCCGTGAGCGCCGCCTCGTAATCCTCTTTTTCAATCATTTTTTGAATCTCGGACTTCTTCTTGCTATACGCATCGAAGAGCTCTCGCTCCTCTTTCTCACTCAGCAGCGATTCGTCGACATCGCCCGCCGTGTGGTCCTTGAGGATGTTTCCCACTCTTTTTATAGCGGCGGCCACATCGGAGAACTCGGCCCGCTCCTTCCACCTGGTGAGGGTCTTGACGAGATTCCTCGCCCCCACCACGTCGTCAAAGCCAGCCTCCAGCACCGCGTCCACCGCGTCCTGGGGATAGCCTTCCGCGGTGAGGATGCCGGAAAATCGCCCCGTGAAAAACGCCGTGACGTCGGCCTTGGTTTCATCCGTGCTTTTTGAGATGACACCGTCCAGAAGCTCAAGGGAACGGTCGATGAATGCATTGAGCGAAAGGCGGATCTCCTTTACCAGGAGAATATTCACAATCGCTATGGTATTTCTGCGAAGGGCGTAGGGGTCCGCGGTTCCGGTGGGGGGCATCCCCACTCCGAAGAAGCCCGTGATGGTATCCATCTTGTCCGCCAGAGAGACAAGGGTCCCCTCCACTCCCTCGGGGAGCCGCCCCGTGGCGGACACCGGAAGGTAATGTTCGCTAATCGCCTGTGCCACTTCCTTCTTGATCCCCTCTTTCAGGGCGTATTCGCGCCCGATGATTCCCTGCAGGTCGGGGAACTCCTGCACGACGCCGGTATCGAGATCCGCCTTGGCAAGAAGCGCGGCCTGTGCCACATCGCGTGTATGTTCAGGGAAGAGCGTCTCGGAAAGCCACACCGCCAGGGCCTTGAAACGCATGACCTTCTCATAGGATGTTCCCAGCTTCGAATGAAAAACCACGTTTTTGAGGTCCTCCACCCGGCTCTCCAGGGACACCGTCATGTCGTCCTCATAGTAGAAGCGGGCGTCCTCGAGGCGGGCGGCCAGGACCCGCTCGTTTCCCTTCGCCACGAGTTTTTGATCCTTCGCGACGGTATTGGAGACGGTGATGAAGTGGGGCATGAGGTCGTTCTTTTTGTCCACCACGCTGAAATACCGCTGGTGTTTTCTCATGGCGATGACCGGAATATCTCTGGGGAGCGTAAGATACGCCGTGTCGAACGTGCCGCCGACAGCATCGGGAAACTCCACCAGGTCCACGATCTCATCGATCAGCTCCCGATCCTCCAGCACCTCCCCGCCGAAGGAGCGGGCGACATCCCCTATCTCTTTTTCGATGATGCCCCGTCGCTCGTCACGGCTGACGATGACCCGGGCGTCCCGCAGCTTTTTCACGTAGTCGTCGTATCCGGAGACGGTGATCTCCTCGTTGTGCATGAAGCGATGGCCACGAGTTCTGTCTCCGCTTTTGATATTCCCGAAGGAGAC includes these proteins:
- a CDS encoding glycine--tRNA ligase subunit beta — translated: MVKELLFEIGTEEIPAGLTPVALDAMKKIMGDLCAQHRIDIGEIITDGTPRRLMAAVRGVSESQKPQRTEKIGPPVSVSFDADGTPNQKALGFAKGQGMSVDELSRVKTDKGEYLAAVKEDPGRPTVEILPDILSVLINDIPFKKSMRWMDLDVRFVRPVHWIVALFDGKVVPVSFGNIKSGDRTRGHRFMHNEEITVSGYDDYVKKLRDARVIVSRDERRGIIEKEIGDVARSFGGEVLEDRELIDEIVDLVEFPDAVGGTFDTAYLTLPRDIPVIAMRKHQRYFSVVDKKNDLMPHFITVSNTVAKDQKLVAKGNERVLAARLEDARFYYEDDMTVSLESRVEDLKNVVFHSKLGTSYEKVMRFKALAVWLSETLFPEHTRDVAQAALLAKADLDTGVVQEFPDLQGIIGREYALKEGIKKEVAQAISEHYLPVSATGRLPEGVEGTLVSLADKMDTITGFFGVGMPPTGTADPYALRRNTIAIVNILLVKEIRLSLNAFIDRSLELLDGVISKSTDETKADVTAFFTGRFSGILTAEGYPQDAVDAVLEAGFDDVVGARNLVKTLTRWKERAEFSDVAAAIKRVGNILKDHTAGDVDESLLSEKEERELFDAYSKKKSEIQKMIEKEDYEAALTELVGFRKPIDAFFEGVMVMAKDEKVKNNRLALLSAVRDLFVGLCDFSRIEAAGER